TGAAGACGTCGCGGATTAAGGATTCGGCAGCGGCGACAGAAAGGATAATTCGCCAACCGACAATGCCGGGCGGACAAaggtgttttgtttttatgacTTTGTAACTCCTTCGCCGGCCTAAGGCTTAAGGAGGTAACCGTGTGCTCGTGTTTGCGAAAGGATAAGTTTACGATCGTTATGGCTGAGGTCGCTGGAAGGAAGGGTCTGGAGGCAGGAGACAGGATCGCTGGAATCCTGAGGAGGCGGTACCTGCCGGCTAAGTGGACACAATGGCACCGCCTATTCGCAAATGCGAATTCTGCGAGCGCTGCGCATTGTTTTGACAAAGGCGGGCTTTATTTTGGCTATTTAAAGGATTACGCTAAAGGATTGACTTTGCAGCCTTGACTGCACCCGGCCTCCAGAAGGATTCCGCCCACAACGCAGACTCCTTCCGCGAATCTCGGGTTTTATGGTTCGCGAATGAGTTAAGAACCCGCTCCGAGGCTCTCTAATAAAGCGAAATGCGaataaaaaggataaaaaacgACACGTTTCCCAGAAGGACTCGGCAAGAGTTAACGTAACTCTTTCGCAATTTACACGTAAACCGTTTACAGCTCCTCGGGAGTTGCTgagaatttataaaaaaacaatcGAAAAGGGAAAGTTGACTCTTGGGAAACCGTAAAAAAGTCCTTGCTTAATGTTGACTAAAAAGGGCTAGGCAAAGGGCTGAATTTTGGAAACTAATAAAAATCCTTTCACAACAGCTTGCTTAATGTTAACGAAGAAAAATATTGACTTTCTGGAacccataaaaaataaatattatatccaGGTAAAGGAATAAATTGAGAAGATACTTTTGGGGTTGAGAAAATATATTGATTGTCCTTGAATTTAgcatgtaattttttttgtaatgttttagttaaaaaattaGATGAGGGACAGAATTTaacaacaaaatgaaattattttaatcctgaaagcttttctatgctGGTTTTTATTGGGTTACCAAACTAGCATATGGagatttatattgtattttggTTTCGCACCTAACTCCGTCCGTCAGCTAGATCCCACAGATGCCGCCTGCTGCTCACCCACTGTCCACTTTTACCTAATGAGTTGAATAAACGATGGCCAGGCCAACTGTGTGTGCGTACACAAGGCTCCCCTGATTCCCTCCGAGTCCAAGTCCGATCCCGATCCGACTTTCCTTTTGCGCTGCTATACCCATAACTGTCACGGGTCTGTGCAATGCAATGAAAAATGACCAATCAATGTCTCACTTCAATAGACGAACGCACAGCGGCGAGGGGAGGAAGCCGCTGGGCAGGCTATGGGGTGTGGTGGTAGATGCACCCGATGCCCGACCAAAATGTGACATTTTCTCTGGCGAAAAGAGTGAATTTTATAGGAAATCCGGGAGATAGCAGCGGGTCGGGGCTTGGGGGGATCAAGGCGAGAAAACGCAGCTGCTCGAATTTGCACGATTCCGTGCTCAATGTTGAATCGTTTGCCTTTCGTCCAAGTTCAGATAGAATTTATTGGGTGGTTGCAGCGATCAAAGAATCTCATTTAtcacaaataaatcaaaggatgaactattgaatttttaaatggaCAAAATATTTCTGTTAAAATTAGAATCATTTGCTAAATATGAACTAAGAATAAgaatcaaaaatataattagaaaaGACAATATTCTAAGTGTgtcttttttctatttcttgtTAAGTTAATTAtgattcaaataaaaaatatatcttaaagcCAAGTTCCATGTATACATAACCAATGTTATGTATGTATTatgtattatttcaaataaatccGTATTAAACtctttaatagaaataaaaccaaactgcaattataataatgatttttagttattttattcattGTAACCAAGATTACATATATCTTTGGACAACATGTAGGTAATAAGTAAAAGAATATACCAATTCATCCTTCAATTTGCAAGTCTGTAACTAGTtattcattataattttttaatcaaaaactaTCTTCACATTCCCCTTCTTCAATTCCCCTCCCATTTTACACTCGCATCCCTTAAATAAAACTCCAAAATAATTTCCATAAAAttctcttgttttttctataaatatatataaaactagtatataaataaataagaatctAATACAATTTTAACTTAACTACAACTAACTGTACAGTGTGTCAGTCTCCAAGTCTTTTGGCCTGTGTCAGCCTCCCAGCTGAGTGTTTTGGGTTTGTGTTTGGCCGCAGCTAATCGATCGCTGAGAACCCATCATGGCCAGCCACTGGGTTCCGGTTCCTTGGCTCGCAGCAAGGAGCCTCTCGGGCTCTCCTCTGCTGCGCAGCCGTCGCCGTCTGTGTGTGCGAAGGCGCACTCGTCCTTGTGCCCAAGATGCCTGGGCACCGTAGGGAGTGCGCCCTCCACTGTGCGACTCATCGCGCCGCAGCTTCGTTCTCGGCTTTGGGCCATTTGCGTGTCACCTACAAATGGTCGAGAGAAGCGCGGCTCGGTTCGGGTTTCGCGGTGTTCGTGTCGGCTGTGCGACGCCGCGAGGACCTTAGGGCAGATGGTACAGGTCCTGCGGATGCTGCTGGTAGCCGCACTGCTGCTGATACTGCTGCGGGTAATGCTCGTACTGCTGCTGGGCAGCCTGCTGCTGAGGATAATCATTGAGCAGGCCGTAGCTGTGGCCGTGGCCGTGACTGTGACTGTGGTTGTAGGCGGGATACGAGGGCACGGCGGTCTGGTGATGGTGGTACATGGGCATCGCTGTTGCTCCCGTAGTGCCGGTGGTCGGGACGGCCTCCAGGGGCGGCATCAGGGTCGAGTAGCCGCAGTGCTCCGGGGAGCTCTCCAGCGTGCGATCCTTCTTGGACTTCATGCGTCGGTTCTGGAACCAGATCTTGATCTGTCGCTCGCTCAGGCTCAAAGCATTGGCGATGTCGATGCGACGGCGACGGGTGATGTAGCGGTTGAAGTGGAACTCCTTCTCGAGCTCCAGGGTCTGGTAGCGGGTGTACGTCTGGCGGGTGCGCTTGGAGTCTTTGCAATCTGGAATCAAGAAATGGGGAAAGGATTGGTTAGTTATTGAAATGTAAAAAGAAATGCAAGAAGTCTGGGAAGGggatttcatatttttaggGGTTGCTGGGTGCCTGAACGATGCCTACCTGATGCCAAGGACTCCTCGATGTGCGACCAATTAAAATCGGCTGCTCCGCTCGGGGCTGTCACAATGCGATGATTGATCTCCTGACTGACGGCCGGCAAGGACTTCTCCCCCGGCGACTGCGGTGGTGTGCTGATGCCCTCGACGGGCGGCAGGGAGCTGGGCGTGGTCGGTGGCGGGGTGGCAAAGTCGCCATTCTTCATCTTCTGGCTCTGCGACTGCGGCGAGTAGACGTCCAAGTAGTCGACGTCCTCGGAGGCGCTGGGCGTGGGCACTGCCACGTACTCCTGCTCGTAGGAGGGGGCGGGACTGGCAGCGGCCTTGGCGGGAGCGGGCGAAGGCTTCTTCACCGACTCGACGGTTGTGTAGAAGTAGTCGGGGGTGTATTTCAGTTTCTTGACGGGATTTGTGAGCAGGGCACGCAGTGTGCTGGGTCGCTCCTCGACGGCGGCAATGATGGAGGCGGCGTCCTCCTCGGCCTTGCGCTTGGTGGCCTTGGGCGGCGGGGTGGTGGGCTGCAGCGTCTGGGCGGGCGCCTGCTCCTGGCTGTTCTGGTAGTAGTAGCAGCTGTCGGAGTAGCTCTCCTGGGAGTAGTAGCCCTGGTAGCTCTGGTAGTTGGCGGAGGAGCTAGTCTGGTAGtaactgctgctgccggccGCCGAGTTGTCGTAGTAGGTGGGTGGCAGGCTGTGGGGGTGGTACATGTTGTACATGTTCATGTTGTCGGCGTAGCTGTAGTGGCTCTGGCTGTTGGTGGTGGCCATCTCGGAACTGTGAATGCGCTGTGCTGGTTCGGACTCTGCGATGTGCACGCAACGCTGCTGGGATTGCGAATGAGCTGGTCCTGCGGCAGATCCTGCATATATAGCAAAACCCGGGGCACGGCACACGCTCGTCGTCATAGCGCATAAATATCCCTGCGCATGACACTTTGCCGCCCGCTGCTCGGCGAACCACCCCTCCCGGCGAACGGCCTTGCCGGCAGATCGAGGGGAAGTTATCCGAGGTCCTGCCGAACTATCCGTTCGAGGCCTACCTGCTGCGCTGCTTATTACCTACCCATCGCGCCCATTATCATCGCGAGTTATCCGCCGGACACTTCCCCTCCGCGGCGGCCTTGAGACGCTGCTGCAGTAATTACAGCCATGAGATGCCTACCTATGAGGTACGACGAGCGAGAGAGAGCGGCCTCAGGCCGTCCCCCTCTAATTGCAATAATCATAAAGACATAAAAAGGATCTGAAGACTGTAAACTGCAAACTGTTGCTGCAGAATGTCCCGGCGACAAAAGGCTTTTTCCCCGGGCCCGTTTATGGTTCCCTAAAAATTTCTCTGGATTTTTGCCAGTCCAAGAGTTCGGCCCATGACTGGCTGCCAGTTGTTCCCGGAATCCTTCTCCGCGGCCCTTTCCCTCCGAATTCATTTCGCGGCACTGGGCGGCCAAAGGATAACATTACGTCCGATCCTGGTCCCGATCGCGCGGCAGCGATTGCGCGTGGCCGAGGGTCGCGTGTTTGCGCTTTTTGTTTGTCCTCGCGACCAGGAAAGCAAGTGCGCAACTCCTGGTGCCAACTCACTCCTCACCATCTCTGCTATTTGCCCAGGACCCTCGCTCCTTAACTGACTGCAGACAGCGCAAGAAAACAGCACTCACCTTCTGCGCCAACAAATCCTATTTCAATAAATGTAATAACTCCTAAGTTATAGCATTCTCaattatatagtttttaactttttattaattttcaaaacagtatcttagaaatattttcaaaaatacttCAAGTTATTTAgctaaattgtttttaatttcaattgaaattgcttaaattgcatttatttaaatcataaaatctTTAAGTAATATAGTAacaaataattcataaaagaaaaaaacgaaatgCAAACCTTGAGATTGATTTACTAAGctaagtataaaatatattttgcactTACATCTAATTTTTAAGGGTAAAACCAGCCCTTCTTCTATACAAAATCAAATGTTAAAACCGAATTCAATAAATATGTTAAGATATTTGTGAAAATCCGCACTCATCTCTCACTCCCAATCATAAACAGTATTTACATAGAAAAAATCAGCTCAGCTAAATTGActgctaaaaaaaacaatagatTTTGCCTACTTTTTGTGTTTACACGACTTTCTGATCGGCTTACGCGGCCGGCGAGAACTCTATATCTCAGCCACCCCCGTTGAACACCCCTAACATATCGATAGTTGTGGCATATGTGTGCAGTTTGTGCATGTGCGAATGCTACCCCTGCCCCCTATATGCCACCCCGGTCCATCCCCATGTCCTGGCAGCATCCATTGTTGCACAAAATTTATGGCGTTTTTCAGTTTGACAGAAGACAGTCCGCCAGACTGCAGGCCGCTTTTCCCCGATGTCCTGTGATTGTTCAATTGCCAGCGGCTTCATAGCCGGCTTTTTGGTTTTAGAGTAAATTTAACAATCAGTTGGAAATGCGGAGGGGGAATGAAACTTAATACTCGAGTGAGGAATGGTTAAGAAATTGGTGAATCCAAGTAACTAGCAATccagaaaagaaaatacaagtTGTTCCAGGCGATCGATGAAAGTTGAAgacaaaaatattgtatattcttctatttaaataaaaactttgaaAACTGACAACTTTACAAGAATAATTAAAGTATTcaccaaatttttaatattaaaatttagccttttgtttgctttaaaatatgaagaaaaataagagaaaaacaagaaagaaagctaactttggccagccaaagttagtgtacccttgcaggtaacaattaaaatatatcataaataagccaaaaatgcattaatttcgattcgtaaagcagttttgtgttagttttcattaatttaaaaaaactgcataccaaatttaaaattttaagaaatcaaaattttttgccatttttgctaattttaatgatgtaaccccttatcaaatttcgcaaaaatggccaaaaaatcgatttcttccggacatgtctagaaagattcctctgttgatgctgatcaagaatatatatggtttatggg
Above is a genomic segment from Drosophila kikkawai strain 14028-0561.14 chromosome 3R, DkikHiC1v2, whole genome shotgun sequence containing:
- the ftz gene encoding segmentation protein fushi tarazu codes for the protein MATTNSQSHYSYADNMNMYNMYHPHSLPPTYYDNSAAGSSSYYQTSSSANYQSYQGYYSQESYSDSCYYYQNSQEQAPAQTLQPTTPPPKATKRKAEEDAASIIAAVEERPSTLRALLTNPVKKLKYTPDYFYTTVESVKKPSPAPAKAAASPAPSYEQEYVAVPTPSASEDVDYLDVYSPQSQSQKMKNGDFATPPPTTPSSLPPVEGISTPPQSPGEKSLPAVSQEINHRIVTAPSGAADFNWSHIEESLASDCKDSKRTRQTYTRYQTLELEKEFHFNRYITRRRRIDIANALSLSERQIKIWFQNRRMKSKKDRTLESSPEHCGYSTLMPPLEAVPTTGTTGATAMPMYHHHQTAVPSYPAYNHSHSHGHGHSYGLLNDYPQQQAAQQQYEHYPQQYQQQCGYQQHPQDLYHLP